From Pseudoalteromonas sp. DL-6, one genomic window encodes:
- the ftsA gene encoding cell division protein FtsA, producing MTKSAERNLVIGLDVGTSKVVATVGEITTDNKLSIVGVGSQVSYGMDKGGVNDLNLVSESIRRAIDEAELMADCRISSVYLGISGKHIQCQNESGVVAINNTEVTDEDIENVIHIARSVPISAERKMLHALPQEYSIDMQEGIKNPLGMSGVRMEARAHIITCSSDMAKNIEKCVERCGLEVDQLIFTALASCYSVLTDDEKELGVAVLDIGGGTMDITIYINGALRHSAVIPVAGNQVTGDIAKIFRTPISHAESLKVQYACASSQMASSEDTIEVPSVGGRPARLMSRHTLSEVVEPRFRELFELAMEEIRRSGLEDQIAAGLVITGGTAKMTGAMEVAEDIFQMPVRIGKPIGVVGLTDYVDDPSYATAVGLLQYGRTMQSMNAQKSKADDNNNWWNRITKWFQGEF from the coding sequence ATGACTAAGTCAGCAGAAAGAAACCTAGTGATTGGATTAGACGTTGGCACTTCGAAGGTAGTGGCCACGGTAGGTGAAATCACCACAGATAACAAGCTCAGCATTGTTGGCGTGGGGAGCCAAGTATCTTATGGAATGGATAAAGGCGGCGTTAACGATTTAAATTTAGTGTCTGAGTCTATTCGCCGCGCAATTGATGAAGCTGAATTGATGGCTGATTGTCGTATTAGCTCGGTTTATTTGGGTATTTCTGGCAAACATATTCAGTGTCAGAACGAAAGTGGTGTTGTCGCTATTAACAACACCGAAGTAACCGATGAAGACATTGAAAATGTAATCCATATTGCTCGCTCAGTACCAATTTCAGCTGAACGCAAAATGTTGCATGCGCTGCCACAAGAGTACAGCATTGACATGCAAGAGGGGATTAAAAACCCACTCGGTATGAGTGGGGTGCGTATGGAAGCGCGCGCGCACATTATTACCTGCTCCAGCGACATGGCTAAAAATATAGAAAAATGTGTTGAACGTTGTGGGCTTGAAGTTGACCAACTTATATTCACTGCGCTTGCCTCGTGTTACTCCGTACTGACTGATGACGAAAAGGAGCTAGGTGTTGCGGTGCTGGATATTGGTGGTGGTACTATGGATATCACTATTTATATTAATGGTGCGCTGCGTCATTCGGCGGTAATTCCGGTGGCAGGCAACCAAGTAACCGGTGATATTGCAAAAATATTTCGTACACCTATATCACATGCAGAGTCACTCAAAGTACAATATGCCTGTGCCAGTAGCCAAATGGCGAGCAGCGAAGACACAATTGAAGTGCCAAGCGTAGGCGGGCGACCAGCAAGACTGATGTCTAGGCATACGTTGTCAGAAGTGGTTGAGCCACGTTTTAGAGAATTATTTGAGTTGGCGATGGAAGAAATTCGTCGCTCAGGATTAGAAGACCAAATTGCAGCAGGTCTCGTCATTACTGGCGGAACTGCTAAAATGACTGGCGCAATGGAAGTGGCTGAAGATATTTTTCAGATGCCAGTAAGAATAGGTAAACCAATTGGTGTAGTAGGTTTAACTGATTATGTTGATGATCCATCGTACGCAACTGCTGTAGGTTTGTTACAATACGGGCGTACTATGCAGTCGATGAATGCACAAAAGTCGAAAGCGGATGATAACAATAATTGGTGGAACCGCATCACAAAATGGTTTCAAGGCGAGTTTTAG
- the ftsZ gene encoding cell division protein FtsZ, with amino-acid sequence MFDIMEQHSEEAVIKVIGVGGGGGNAVEHMVKQQIEGVRFIAANTDAQALRNSAADVTVQLGTQITSGLGAGANPEVGRQSAEEDAETIRASLEGADMVFIAAGMGGGTGTGAAPVVAKIAKELGILTVAVVTRPFDFEGKKRAAAAEQGISELSEIVDSLITIPNNKLLKVLGKGTTLLDAFAKANDVLFGAVQGIAELITRSGLINVDFADVRTVMSAMGTAMMGTASASGPDRAQEAAEAAISSPLLEDVDLTGAKGILVNITAGMDIAIEEFEIVGNHVKALASENATVVVGAVIDPEMTDELRVTVVATGLGGDRRPQFGIVDNGFKKASGSDVTSSSTQTSSSMYVPSFASQGTSTTDESATTSQTESKEQGTSSSSSSSSANTSSSSAKKTDKSEGGDYFDIPAFLRKQAD; translated from the coding sequence ATGTTTGATATAATGGAACAACACAGCGAAGAAGCTGTAATAAAAGTAATCGGTGTAGGCGGTGGCGGCGGTAACGCAGTTGAGCACATGGTAAAACAACAAATAGAAGGTGTTCGTTTTATCGCAGCCAATACGGATGCGCAAGCATTACGTAATTCAGCCGCTGATGTAACGGTACAATTAGGTACGCAAATAACCTCTGGGTTAGGTGCTGGTGCCAACCCTGAAGTAGGTCGTCAGTCGGCTGAAGAAGACGCAGAGACCATTCGTGCCAGCCTTGAAGGTGCCGATATGGTATTTATAGCGGCAGGTATGGGCGGCGGTACAGGAACCGGTGCTGCGCCAGTTGTGGCTAAAATTGCTAAAGAACTGGGTATTTTAACTGTTGCTGTGGTAACACGTCCGTTTGATTTTGAAGGTAAAAAGCGTGCCGCTGCTGCGGAGCAGGGGATTAGCGAATTATCTGAAATTGTGGACTCGTTAATCACTATTCCAAATAACAAGTTACTAAAAGTATTGGGTAAAGGAACAACTTTACTGGATGCGTTTGCTAAAGCAAATGACGTATTGTTTGGTGCAGTACAAGGCATTGCTGAGTTAATCACTCGCTCGGGTCTAATTAACGTGGATTTCGCCGACGTACGTACTGTTATGTCTGCAATGGGCACAGCGATGATGGGGACTGCATCTGCATCGGGTCCTGATCGTGCACAAGAAGCAGCAGAAGCCGCTATTTCAAGCCCGCTTCTAGAAGACGTAGATTTAACCGGCGCTAAAGGTATCTTGGTTAATATTACAGCGGGTATGGATATCGCGATTGAAGAATTCGAAATTGTGGGTAATCACGTTAAGGCGCTAGCGTCTGAAAATGCAACGGTTGTTGTTGGCGCGGTAATTGACCCAGAAATGACAGACGAGCTACGTGTAACTGTGGTTGCAACTGGCTTAGGCGGCGATCGTCGTCCACAGTTTGGTATTGTAGATAACGGTTTCAAAAAAGCGTCAGGCTCTGATGTTACTAGCTCAAGCACACAAACAAGCAGCAGCATGTATGTACCTAGCTTCGCAAGCCAAGGCACAAGCACAACTGACGAGTCAGCAACGACTTCGCAAACTGAATCAAAGGAGCAAGGCACATCGTCTAGTTCTTCAAGTTCTTCAGCGAATACGTCGTCAAGCAGCGCTAAGAAAACAGATAAGTCTGAGGGTGGCGATTATTTCGACATTCCTGCTTTTTTACGTAAACAAGCAGACTAA
- the lpxC gene encoding UDP-3-O-acyl-N-acetylglucosamine deacetylase: protein MIKQRTIAQVVKAIGIGLHKGEKVTITLRPASANTGIVFRRVDLDPVVDFETTPEAVGDTQLCTCLINKDGVRLSTTEHLIAAVAAMGIDNLIVELDSSEVPIMDGSALPFIYLLQKGGIEEQNVAKRFIRIKEKVRIEEGDKWAEVEPYDGFHIDFEIAFDHPAINESRQRIGLDITAQSFTEEISRARTFGFMKDIEYMHANNLALGGSMDSAVVLDEFKVLNPNGLRYPDEFVKHKILDCVGDMFMTGHNLLGKVTAFKSGHDLNNKLLRKIMATESAWEWATFETPVSMPAPGLELANA from the coding sequence ATGATTAAACAGCGTACGATTGCACAAGTAGTCAAAGCCATAGGAATTGGACTTCATAAAGGTGAGAAGGTCACAATAACTCTCCGACCTGCGAGCGCAAATACTGGGATTGTATTTCGTCGTGTCGACCTTGATCCGGTTGTTGATTTTGAAACAACGCCTGAAGCCGTTGGTGATACGCAATTGTGTACCTGTTTAATAAACAAAGATGGTGTTCGCTTATCAACTACTGAGCATTTAATTGCAGCTGTTGCGGCAATGGGTATCGACAATCTGATTGTTGAACTTGATAGCTCAGAAGTACCAATAATGGATGGTAGTGCATTACCATTTATTTATTTATTACAAAAAGGTGGCATTGAAGAGCAAAATGTCGCGAAGCGCTTTATTCGTATTAAAGAAAAAGTACGTATTGAAGAAGGCGATAAATGGGCCGAAGTAGAACCTTACGACGGATTCCATATCGACTTTGAGATTGCCTTTGATCACCCTGCAATCAATGAAAGCCGCCAACGCATTGGCTTAGATATTACCGCACAAAGCTTTACTGAAGAGATTAGCCGTGCGCGTACTTTTGGCTTTATGAAAGACATTGAATACATGCATGCTAATAACCTTGCACTAGGTGGTAGCATGGATAGCGCAGTGGTACTTGATGAATTTAAAGTTTTAAATCCGAACGGTCTGCGATACCCAGACGAGTTCGTCAAGCATAAGATACTAGACTGTGTAGGTGACATGTTTATGACAGGTCATAACCTTTTAGGTAAAGTAACGGCATTTAAATCAGGCCATGATTTAAACAACAAGTTACTACGCAAAATTATGGCAACTGAGTCAGCATGGGAGTGGGCAACCTTTGAAACGCCTGTTTCGATGCCTGCACCCGGTCTTGAATTAGCAAACGCCTAA
- the yjjG gene encoding pyrimidine 5'-nucleotidase gives MKYNYILFDADETLFSFNAFAGLQKMLAAYDMDFTKADYDHYQNTNKPLWIAYQNNEITANHLQVTRFSELANKLDVPAQQLNDDFLSAMAEICMPLPGAVELLNALKPHAKLGIITNGFSQLQARRLAHTGLQDMFDWLVISEKVGIAKPAKEIFEHTFNLMGNPPKEQILMVGDTASSDILGGRNAGIDTCWLQHPGVILPEGIKPTYQVTELKQLQTILGLT, from the coding sequence ATGAAGTATAACTACATATTATTTGATGCCGACGAAACCTTATTTAGCTTTAATGCCTTTGCTGGCTTACAAAAAATGTTGGCAGCTTATGACATGGATTTTACCAAGGCAGATTATGACCATTACCAAAATACCAATAAGCCATTATGGATTGCCTATCAAAATAACGAAATTACCGCAAACCACCTGCAAGTAACTCGTTTTAGTGAGCTGGCAAATAAGCTTGATGTACCAGCTCAGCAACTTAATGATGATTTTTTATCGGCAATGGCTGAAATTTGTATGCCTTTACCCGGTGCGGTTGAATTATTAAACGCCCTAAAACCTCATGCCAAATTAGGTATTATCACTAATGGCTTTTCTCAGCTGCAAGCACGTCGCTTAGCACATACGGGGCTGCAAGATATGTTCGATTGGCTGGTAATTTCTGAAAAAGTAGGTATTGCTAAGCCTGCAAAAGAGATATTTGAGCACACCTTTAATTTAATGGGGAATCCACCGAAAGAGCAAATTTTAATGGTAGGTGATACCGCCAGCAGTGATATTCTTGGTGGACGAAATGCAGGCATAGACACCTGCTGGTTACAGCACCCTGGGGTAATCTTACCTGAAGGTATTAAGCCAACGTATCAAGTCACTGAGTTAAAACAGTTACAAACTATTTTAGGTCTGACCTGA
- the yjjX gene encoding inosine/xanthosine triphosphatase, with protein MSQAIKIIVGSNNPVKVNAAKHIFAMYFPEQVIECGGVHAPSDVPDQPIGEEQTCLGAQNRVNYCKAQHQADYYIAMEGGAAQFSYGAATFAYVVIDDGAQQVTGRSSNLPLPPVFYKALLQGEELGDVMDKAFNTTNIKQQGGAIGLLTDHHATRESTYTQALTLAMAPFLNPTLYNQ; from the coding sequence ATGTCGCAAGCTATTAAAATTATTGTCGGGTCTAACAACCCAGTAAAAGTAAATGCCGCTAAACACATTTTTGCGATGTATTTTCCCGAGCAGGTAATTGAATGTGGTGGCGTTCACGCCCCCTCTGATGTACCCGATCAACCTATAGGCGAAGAGCAGACGTGTTTGGGTGCACAAAACCGAGTTAACTACTGTAAAGCACAGCATCAAGCAGACTACTACATAGCGATGGAAGGTGGCGCAGCGCAATTTAGCTATGGTGCAGCAACCTTTGCCTATGTTGTTATTGATGACGGCGCACAGCAAGTTACAGGCCGAAGCAGTAACTTACCTTTGCCTCCGGTTTTTTATAAAGCATTGCTGCAAGGTGAAGAGCTCGGAGACGTGATGGATAAGGCTTTTAATACCACCAATATCAAGCAGCAAGGGGGTGCTATTGGTTTATTAACTGATCATCATGCAACACGAGAAAGTACCTATACTCAAGCGCTGACTCTCGCCATGGCGCCTTTTCTTAATCCCACTTTATATAATCAATAA
- a CDS encoding phosphoribulokinase: MSAKHPIIAITGSSGAGTTTTTNAVKHIFRSLDINAAFIEGDSFHRYTRPEMDKKIREAQQESKHISYFGREANDFGALEDLFTKYGETGEGKLRRYLHTFDEAVPYNQLPGTFTPWQELEQNTDLMFYEGLHGGVVDEDHDVAKHVDLLIGMVPIINLEWIQKLIRDTSERGHSREKVMDSIVRSMDDYINHITPQFSRTHINFQRVPTVDTSNPFSAKDIPSLDESFVVIRFRGIDDVDFPYYLRMIEGSFMSRINTLVVPGGKMGLAMELVLTPLIKDIILKKRALAKLAPPEIPI, translated from the coding sequence ATGTCAGCTAAACACCCTATTATTGCAATCACCGGCTCATCTGGAGCAGGCACTACAACAACCACCAATGCCGTGAAGCATATTTTCCGCAGCCTCGACATCAATGCTGCATTTATTGAAGGTGATAGCTTTCATCGCTATACACGTCCTGAAATGGACAAAAAAATTCGAGAAGCCCAACAAGAAAGTAAACATATCAGTTATTTTGGCCGAGAAGCCAATGACTTTGGTGCATTAGAAGACTTATTTACTAAGTATGGTGAAACAGGCGAAGGTAAACTGCGTCGTTATTTACATACCTTTGATGAAGCCGTGCCTTATAACCAGTTACCAGGAACATTTACTCCTTGGCAAGAGCTTGAGCAAAACACAGATTTAATGTTTTACGAAGGCTTACATGGCGGCGTGGTCGACGAAGATCATGATGTTGCTAAGCATGTTGATTTACTTATAGGCATGGTGCCAATTATTAACCTTGAGTGGATCCAAAAGCTTATTCGCGATACCTCAGAACGCGGTCATTCTCGTGAAAAAGTAATGGACTCGATTGTGCGCAGTATGGATGACTACATTAATCATATAACGCCGCAATTTTCACGTACCCATATTAACTTTCAACGAGTGCCAACCGTTGATACTTCTAATCCATTTAGCGCTAAAGATATCCCATCCCTTGATGAAAGCTTTGTCGTTATTCGCTTTAGGGGCATTGATGACGTTGATTTCCCGTATTATTTACGCATGATTGAAGGCAGCTTTATGTCGCGGATCAATACGCTTGTAGTGCCCGGTGGCAAAATGGGACTGGCAATGGAACTAGTGCTTACGCCACTGATCAAAGATATTATTTTGAAAAAGCGCGCCTTAGCAAAATTAGCCCCACCTGAAATTCCTATTTAA
- a CDS encoding M1 family metallopeptidase — protein MFFKSLLTVSVALAMNAANANEFVIEKLAKPSSQKVALTLDPSQDTFTGMTEISLEVLKPTHYIELNGVDYATKMVQLLGEQNCDLNSEMLKTGKVKFSCEEQIQPGKYTLKIDFSAPYNRQSVGLYKTLDQGVPYLFTQFEMSDARRAFPVFDEPSYKIPFQLTITAPTSQKVYSNTPELKTTVSGDMTTHYFDKTPPIPSYLVAMAVGPFEELEIKGMPIPGRVITPQGKIHLAQYAKENMPKVLGALEEYFGIPYVYKKLDSVAVPEFPFGAMENSGLVTYREDILLVDLEAATRSKKQRNVSIIAHELAHQWYGNLVTMKWWNDLWLNEAFASWMAAKITKQLNPEFESHLDLPQNNVMALDARLSTKPIRKPIKTEADIMDGLGLAYSKGSSVLAMVENWIGEDAFQAGIQNYLKEFSYKNAEAADLWEALGKASNKDVASVLKSFIEQSSFPLINVKQQGNNITISQSRFANAGVDAPAQLWNVPVAIKYGAGDKVKTASVLLNKQSQTLELDFEPEWIYPDQGALGYYRWVMDDAQFNALIDNAASVLNDRERLALLSATDALLDAGVISAAKLMQTLEVFASDSHPRVANTALGYLASQQRTFKDDSNKDLWPTFIQNAVMPAAKKYGLEAKMGEDGAVAQLRAAVVSRLGFDGEDKNVINKAKQQTAAYLNDPQKVDPYLAGTYLRLAAFHGDKALLDQFMTTFKTTKDPQVRTNMLAAMGYFGKPELQKSVLTYSLTDEVTASDMRTILSGQSYTDERQALFIDWVYSNYDKVTASLPPFFVPNLPYFTTASCDAESLATTQKFFDAKLDEVPGYARTLSKLAESTNDCIALKNRELKSVNSFLNSK, from the coding sequence ATGTTTTTTAAAAGCCTCTTAACCGTGAGCGTTGCGCTTGCGATGAATGCTGCTAACGCTAATGAATTCGTCATTGAAAAACTCGCAAAGCCAAGTTCACAAAAAGTTGCTTTAACACTCGACCCAAGTCAGGATACTTTTACAGGAATGACTGAGATCAGTTTGGAGGTGCTTAAACCAACACACTACATTGAACTTAATGGTGTTGATTACGCAACCAAAATGGTTCAACTATTGGGTGAGCAAAACTGCGACTTAAACAGCGAAATGCTTAAAACAGGTAAAGTTAAATTTAGCTGTGAAGAACAAATTCAGCCAGGTAAATACACTTTAAAAATTGATTTTTCCGCGCCATATAATCGCCAAAGTGTGGGGTTATATAAAACCCTAGATCAAGGCGTTCCGTACTTGTTCACCCAATTTGAAATGAGTGATGCCCGTCGTGCGTTTCCTGTATTTGACGAACCAAGCTATAAGATTCCGTTTCAGTTAACCATTACCGCCCCCACCTCACAAAAAGTGTATTCAAATACACCTGAGCTAAAAACAACGGTCAGTGGCGATATGACTACTCATTACTTTGATAAAACGCCGCCAATTCCATCTTACTTAGTGGCTATGGCTGTAGGCCCGTTTGAAGAGTTAGAAATTAAAGGCATGCCAATTCCTGGGCGTGTGATCACCCCACAGGGTAAAATTCATTTAGCGCAGTATGCAAAAGAGAATATGCCTAAAGTACTGGGCGCACTTGAAGAGTACTTTGGTATTCCTTATGTATATAAAAAGCTAGATTCAGTGGCTGTTCCAGAGTTTCCGTTTGGCGCCATGGAAAATTCAGGTTTGGTAACTTATCGCGAAGATATTCTTCTGGTTGATTTAGAAGCTGCAACGCGAAGTAAAAAGCAACGTAATGTTTCTATTATTGCCCATGAATTAGCTCACCAATGGTACGGTAACTTAGTGACTATGAAATGGTGGAACGACTTATGGTTAAACGAAGCGTTTGCAAGCTGGATGGCAGCAAAAATTACTAAGCAACTTAATCCTGAGTTTGAATCACACCTAGATTTACCACAAAATAATGTAATGGCGTTAGATGCTCGCTTAAGCACTAAGCCAATTCGTAAACCAATTAAAACCGAAGCCGATATTATGGACGGTTTAGGCCTTGCATACAGCAAAGGTAGCTCAGTACTGGCGATGGTTGAAAACTGGATTGGCGAAGACGCATTTCAAGCTGGCATTCAAAATTACTTAAAAGAGTTCTCTTATAAAAATGCCGAAGCCGCCGATTTATGGGAGGCACTTGGTAAAGCATCTAACAAAGATGTAGCGAGTGTTTTGAAATCGTTTATTGAACAATCGTCATTTCCGCTAATTAACGTTAAGCAGCAAGGTAATAACATTACGATTTCGCAAAGTCGTTTTGCCAATGCCGGTGTTGATGCTCCAGCCCAACTGTGGAATGTACCCGTTGCTATTAAATATGGTGCTGGCGATAAAGTAAAAACTGCCAGTGTATTACTTAATAAACAAAGCCAAACGCTAGAATTAGATTTTGAGCCAGAGTGGATATATCCAGACCAAGGTGCGCTAGGTTACTACCGCTGGGTCATGGACGATGCGCAATTTAACGCACTAATAGATAATGCAGCGAGCGTGTTAAACGACCGTGAGCGCCTTGCATTATTATCGGCCACTGACGCTTTACTTGACGCAGGTGTAATTTCTGCTGCTAAGCTGATGCAAACGCTTGAAGTTTTTGCCAGCGATAGTCATCCTCGCGTGGCTAACACTGCTTTAGGTTATTTAGCATCTCAGCAACGTACCTTTAAAGACGATAGCAACAAAGATTTATGGCCTACATTTATTCAAAATGCAGTCATGCCTGCCGCTAAAAAATATGGCCTAGAGGCAAAAATGGGTGAGGATGGCGCTGTTGCTCAACTGAGAGCTGCGGTGGTATCGCGTTTAGGCTTTGATGGTGAAGATAAGAATGTGATCAATAAAGCTAAGCAACAAACAGCCGCTTACTTAAACGATCCGCAAAAAGTAGACCCTTATTTAGCGGGTACTTACTTACGCCTTGCGGCTTTTCATGGTGATAAAGCGCTGCTTGATCAATTTATGACAACCTTTAAAACCACTAAAGATCCACAAGTGCGTACCAATATGCTGGCTGCAATGGGCTATTTTGGTAAACCTGAACTTCAAAAATCTGTGCTTACATATAGCTTAACCGATGAAGTAACCGCTTCTGATATGCGTACTATTTTATCGGGGCAAAGTTACACCGATGAACGCCAAGCACTGTTTATTGATTGGGTTTATAGCAACTACGATAAAGTAACAGCAAGTTTACCACCGTTTTTTGTGCCTAACTTACCTTACTTTACTACTGCTAGCTGTGATGCTGAAAGTTTAGCGACAACGCAAAAATTCTTTGACGCTAAACTTGATGAAGTTCCTGGCTATGCGCGCACATTAAGTAAGCTTGCAGAAAGTACGAATGACTGTATTGCACTTAAAAACCGTGAACTCAAATCAGTAAATAGCTTTTTAAATAGTAAATAA
- a CDS encoding DUF2750 domain-containing protein, which produces MSDIEIESQLVSFVEKVRVSEQIWALGAQDGGFVVCESNQFDDTDVLLLWESEDAAKEQCKEEWKDYSPVEINLDEFLDDWVEDLKSDDALVGLNWNDDQVCVEIEPVGLARALSE; this is translated from the coding sequence ATGAGCGATATCGAAATTGAATCACAACTAGTTAGCTTTGTAGAAAAAGTACGTGTTAGTGAGCAGATCTGGGCACTGGGTGCACAAGATGGTGGCTTTGTTGTATGTGAATCAAATCAGTTTGATGACACCGATGTACTTTTACTGTGGGAATCAGAAGACGCAGCAAAAGAGCAATGTAAAGAAGAGTGGAAAGACTACAGTCCGGTAGAAATCAACCTAGATGAGTTTTTAGATGATTGGGTTGAAGACCTTAAATCAGATGATGCATTAGTTGGTTTAAATTGGAATGACGATCAAGTGTGTGTAGAAATTGAGCCAGTTGGTTTAGCCCGCGCTTTAAGTGAATAA
- a CDS encoding glutathione S-transferase family protein translates to MQLLGSISSPYVRRVRIWAQQNNCELEFINLDIFSSDDRSLMMSHNPAAKIPILIDGSLNLSDSNTILRYLLEKTQQNTLTWPQEHFLTSINACNDSLVELLLCQRSGFDTQADKLFFNLQNERIAQTLHYLNDHLCDDEFKSCECLNISLYCLLDWICFRELTDFSAQSQLVKFYEAFSQRQAAKSTNPRLKF, encoded by the coding sequence ATGCAATTACTTGGCTCTATTTCTTCCCCTTATGTTCGCCGTGTCAGAATTTGGGCACAACAAAATAACTGTGAGCTTGAGTTTATAAATCTCGACATTTTTTCAAGCGATGACCGCTCTTTAATGATGTCGCACAACCCGGCAGCTAAAATCCCTATCTTAATTGATGGCTCGCTTAACTTAAGCGACTCAAACACTATACTGCGTTACTTACTTGAAAAAACACAGCAGAACACGCTAACTTGGCCGCAAGAGCATTTTTTAACTAGCATAAATGCCTGTAACGATTCATTGGTTGAGTTATTGTTATGTCAGCGCTCTGGGTTTGACACACAAGCTGATAAACTATTTTTTAATCTGCAAAATGAGCGAATTGCGCAAACATTACACTATTTAAATGATCATTTATGCGATGATGAATTTAAAAGCTGTGAATGCCTCAACATCAGTTTATACTGCTTACTAGATTGGATCTGCTTTCGTGAACTCACTGATTTTAGCGCGCAATCGCAATTAGTTAAGTTTTATGAAGCGTTTAGTCAGCGTCAAGCGGCTAAAAGTACCAACCCTCGACTCAAATTTTAA
- a CDS encoding peptidylprolyl isomerase, with amino-acid sequence MAVASARHILVDSEAQCLDLKDKIEQGEDFAELAKLHSNCPSGQDGGALGEFGPGMMVPEFDKVVFSAPLNQVQGPVQTQFGYHLLEVTSRSE; translated from the coding sequence ATGGCAGTGGCAAGTGCAAGGCACATACTCGTGGACAGTGAAGCACAATGTTTAGACCTTAAAGACAAAATTGAGCAAGGTGAAGACTTTGCAGAGCTGGCTAAATTGCACTCTAATTGCCCGTCTGGTCAAGATGGTGGTGCATTAGGTGAGTTTGGACCTGGTATGATGGTTCCTGAGTTTGATAAGGTGGTTTTTTCAGCGCCACTTAACCAAGTACAAGGTCCTGTTCAAACACAGTTTGGTTACCATTTATTAGAAGTAACCAGCCGCTCAGAGTAA
- a CDS encoding glutathione peroxidase → MIKKIILGLTLALGCTSMATHAANTNNSSAKADTCDDFTNVSLRKLRSTETLNLCEFKNKPLLIVNTASNCGFTSQFEGLEALYKKYKDQGLVVLGFPSDDFFQEENDEKDTAKVCYVNYGVTFPMLATSAVRGSDANPVFKHLNAQTSSPNWNFYKYVVSADRQTVTRFNSRVTPDSAKLESAIKSAF, encoded by the coding sequence ATGATAAAAAAAATAATACTCGGATTAACATTGGCTCTAGGCTGTACGTCTATGGCCACCCATGCCGCAAACACTAATAATTCTTCAGCAAAGGCTGATACCTGCGATGACTTTACCAATGTGTCACTTAGAAAGCTTCGCTCAACCGAGACCCTTAACTTATGTGAATTTAAAAATAAGCCACTGCTGATTGTAAACACCGCTAGCAATTGCGGCTTTACCTCTCAGTTTGAAGGGTTAGAAGCGCTTTACAAAAAATATAAAGATCAAGGCCTGGTCGTGCTGGGATTCCCATCTGACGATTTCTTTCAAGAAGAAAATGACGAAAAAGATACTGCTAAAGTGTGTTATGTGAATTACGGCGTTACTTTCCCTATGTTAGCCACCAGCGCAGTGCGTGGCAGCGACGCCAACCCAGTTTTTAAACATTTGAACGCGCAAACTAGTTCACCAAACTGGAATTTTTATAAATACGTGGTTTCGGCAGATCGCCAAACAGTGACACGCTTTAACAGCCGCGTTACGCCCGATTCAGCAAAATTAGAAAGCGCCATCAAAAGTGCATTTTAA
- a CDS encoding GNAT family N-acetyltransferase, whose protein sequence is MTIRLAKPDDLTAIVAIYNETIPSRMVTADTEEVSVADKQPWFDSHTAQRPIFVYCENDQVLAWVSYKSFYGRPAYDGTVELSIYITAAAQGKGLGKKLMQFAQQQAQNLGIEVLLGFIFSHNEPSIKLFKHFEFAVWGELPNVARMDNQLYSLTIFGKHLI, encoded by the coding sequence ATGACTATACGTTTAGCAAAACCTGATGATTTAACTGCCATTGTTGCCATTTACAATGAAACTATCCCTAGTCGAATGGTCACTGCCGATACCGAAGAAGTAAGCGTTGCTGATAAACAGCCTTGGTTTGATAGCCATACCGCTCAGCGACCTATTTTTGTTTACTGCGAAAATGACCAAGTATTAGCCTGGGTTAGTTATAAATCGTTTTATGGACGCCCAGCCTACGACGGCACCGTTGAACTAAGCATCTATATTACGGCTGCAGCCCAAGGAAAAGGGTTGGGTAAAAAGCTGATGCAATTTGCACAACAACAAGCACAAAACCTCGGCATTGAAGTGTTACTCGGGTTTATTTTTAGTCATAACGAACCGAGTATTAAATTGTTTAAGCATTTTGAGTTTGCCGTATGGGGAGAGTTGCCCAATGTTGCAAGGATGGATAACCAGCTGTACAGCCTAACTATTTTTGGTAAGCATCTAATCTAA